The following coding sequences are from one Panicum hallii strain FIL2 chromosome 5, PHallii_v3.1, whole genome shotgun sequence window:
- the LOC112892869 gene encoding protein SPEAR4, whose amino-acid sequence MVHEQSGSGHHHQQLPRYGSGAGAPTGVARASKKNKPKKIPQRGLGVAQLEKLRIEEQKKMEGAAVSGAAHAPHPHALGGGGGSLGHLLSMHPPPPPLSLSALPRPAADAGVHCGFPPVLWDPADPMRHPYKRSLCPQPPLPTVSTGLSLTASSSHHPTEPPSNQMYSSSVSRSGAAAPAPADEDRDAAGVDRSWPFMFEGMNAAAFRTTGKAPFAARAAREAGLPEVCPDLSRYEFRATNYFSTNPNYSDWASEFAPCKSIKENGCTGEPAYLTLNAQPTPLIKQPHLIPSIHLPEYSDFGVMQSQGSVSASSSSRPFYSFMPVGPVRCERPLNEIKADVSDSVDLELKL is encoded by the exons ATGGTGCATGAGCAGAGCGGCAGCGGCCACCACCATCAGCAGCTGCCGAGGTACggcagcggcgccggcgcgcccaccggcgtggcgcgggcgtcGAAGAAGAACAAGCCCAAGAAGATCCCGCAGCGCGGCCTCGGCGTCGCGCAGCTCGAGAAGCTCCGGATCGAGGAGCAGAAGAAGATGGAGGGAGCCGCCGTGTCAGgggccgcgcacgcgccgcaCCCGCACGCcctcggtggcggcggcggcagcctcgGCCACCTCCTCTCGATgcaccctccgccgccgccgctctccctgAGCGCCCTGCCGAGGCCGGCCGCAGACGCCGGCGTGCACTGCGGCTTCCCGCCGGTGCTCTGGGACCCGGCGGACCCCATGAGGCACCCGTACAAGAGAAGCCTGTGCCCGCAGCCTCCACTTCCAACG GTGAGCACGGGCTTGTCGCTGACGGCGTCGTCGAGCCACCACCCAACGGAGCCCCCTTCAAACCAAATGTACAGCAGCAGCGTCAGCAGGAGCGGcgcagcggcgccggcgccggccgacGAGGACAGG GACGCGGCCGGCGTGGATAGGTCATGGCCATTCATGTTCGAGGGCATGAACGCGGCCGCCTTCCGGACGACAGGCAAAGCGCCTTTCGCCGCCAGGGCGGCGAGAGAGGCCGGGTTGCCTGAGGTCTGTCCTGACCTGAGCAGATACGAGTTCAGAGCAACGAATTATTTCAG CACGAATCCGAATTATTCAGACTGGGCATCAGAGTTTGCTCCCTGCAAGAGCATCAAGGAGAACGGCTGCACCGGAGAGCCTGCCTACCTCACCCTGAACGCGCAGCCTACTCCCCTCATCAAGCAGCCCCATCTGATCCCGTCGATTCACCTCCCGGAGTACAGCGACTTCGGCGTCATGCAGTCTCAG GGAAGCGTTTCAGCTTCGTCGTCGTCGCGGCCGTTCTACAGCTTCATGCCGGTCGGGCCAGTTCGATGCGAGAGGCCCCTGAATGAGATCAAGGCCGACGTGTCTGACAGCGTCGATCTGGAACTGAAGCTATGA
- the LOC112891819 gene encoding sodium/calcium exchanger NCL1: MATRRQHRRAFPLVPLLITLMAAAAYGRLISDGSPSAPLVSVIRLAALAAAGAAEGKCEQSYGFLPCTTTVLGNLFLVLVYGFLMFKAATYLSAGSELLLEIMGPGLVGGLLLPILGALPDALLVLVSGLSGSKETAQSQVLIGMGLLAGSTVFLLTLLWGTCVVVGKCDLGPNREAVDLTNTKGFSLTGTGITTDVQTSYAARIMGLSVIPFIIAQFPKMLKTHHGQRLAVLLALIASFLLVLSYCLYQVFQPWIQRRKLAYAKHKHVISGILRHAQMQALGRLLNDDGTPNDDVIRKLFHKIDLDKSRTLSQAELHALIVGINFEEVDFDRMDAVEKVMDDFDTSRNDAVEEEEFVQGMKKWLNEAKRSVPASGAFSNKFINEFHERTRQEHDQLIDRSDEAVESVENPGWCIAKAVGFLLLGAAIAAAFADPLVDTVHNFSNATHIPSFFISFIALPLATNSSEAVSAIIFASRKKQRTCSLTFSEVYGGVTMNNTLCLGVFLALIYFRNLTWDFSSEVLIILVVCVIMALFTSFGTTFPLWTCLVAYMLYPLSLVIVYILDYVFGWS, encoded by the exons ATGGCGACCCGCCGGCAGCACCGCCGCGCCTTCCCTCTGGTCCCGCTCCTGATCACGCTCATGGCCGCCGCAGCGTACGGCCGCCTCATCTCCGACGGCTCCCCGTCGGCGCCGCTCGTCTCGGTGATCCGCCTCGCCGCGCTGGccgcggccggggcggcggaggggaagtGCGAGCAGTCGTACGGCTTCCTCCCCTGCACCACCACCGTGCTCGGGAACCTCTTCCTTGTCCTCGTCTACGGCTTCCTCATGTTCAAGGCGGCCACGTACCTGTCTGCGGGCAGCGAGCTGCTGCTCGAGATCATGGGGCCGGGGCTCGtcggcggcctcctcctccccatCCTTGGCGCCCTCCCCGACGCGCTCCTCGTCCTCG TATCTGGCCTCTCTGGGAGTAAAGAGACAGCACAAAGTCAGGTCCTGATCGGAATGGGGCTGCTTGCTGGTTCTACTGTCTTCCTCCTCACCCTGCTTTGGGGAACCTGTGTTGTTGTTGGTAAATGTGACCTTGGCCCAAACCGTGAGGCAGTTGATTTAACGAACACCAAGGGCTTCAGCCTGACTG GCACCGGTATCACAACTGATGTGCAGACCAGCTATGCAGCACGGATCATGGGGCTATCTGTTATCCCCTTCATCATTGCTCAGTTCCCCAAGATGTTGAAGACCCACCATGGGCAGCGCCTGGCTGTCTTGTTGGCTCTTATCGCGTCATTCTTGCTCGTGCTTTCCTACTGCCTGTATCAG GTTTTCCAGCCATGGATTCAGAGGAGGAAGCTCGCTTACGCGAAGCACAAACATGTGATCTCCGGGATCCTGAGGCATGCCCAAATGCAGGCACTCGGCCGTCTGCTCAACGATGACGGCACACCCAATGATGACGTCATCAGAAA GCTGTTCCACAAGATTGACCTAGATAAGAGCCGCACCCTTTCCCAGGCCGAGCTGCATGCTCTCATCGTCGGTATCAACTTCGAGGAGGTTGACTTCGACAGGATGGACGCGGTCGAAAAGGTCATGGACGACTTCGACACGTCCCGCAACGacgccgtggaggaggaggagttcGTGCAGGGGATGAAGAAATGGCTCAACGAGGCCAAGCGCAGCgtgccggcgagcggcgcctTCTCGAACAAGTTCATCAACGAGTTCCACGAG AGGACGAGGCAGGAGCACGACCAGCTGATCGACAGGTCCGACGAAGCGGTGGAGAGCGTGGAGAACCCCGGGTGGTGCATCGCAAAGGCCGTGGGGTTCCTCCTCCTgggcgccgccatcgccgccgcgttCGCGGACCCGCTCGTCGACACCGTCCACAACTTCTCCAACGCCACGCACATCCCGTCCTTCTTCATCTCGTTCATCGCCCTCCCGCTGGCCACCAACTCCAGCGAGGCCGTCTCCGCCATCATCTTCGCCAgcaggaagaagcagaggaccTGCTCCCTCACCTTCTCGGAG GTGTACGGCGGCGTGACGATGAACAACACGCTGTGCCTGGGCGTGTTCCTGGCGCTCATCTACTTCCGGAACCTGACATGGGACTTCTCGTCGGAGGTGCTCATCATCCTGGTTGTGTGCGTCATCATGGCCCTCTTCACCAGCTTCGGGACCACGTTCCCGCTCTGGACCTGCCTCGTCGCCTACATGCTCTATCCCCTCTCGCTGGTCATCGTCTACATCCTCGACTACGTCTTCGGCTGGTCATAG
- the LOC112891820 gene encoding uncharacterized protein LOC112891820: protein MEDDQILVQPEQNLIPSEQTLVIGQEFADVDTCRRAVKDMAIALHYELRVVKSDRSRFIAKCSKEGCPWRVHIAKCPGVPTFTVRTLHGEHTCEGVRDLHHQQATVGWVARSVEARLRDNPQIKPKEILQDIREQHGVAVSYMQAWRGKERSMAAVNGTLEDGYRLLPAYCEQIGKTNPGSIATYRGTGPGNAFQRLFVSFRASIYGFLNGCRPLLEIDKADLKGKYLGTLLCASAVDADHMMFPLAFGVVDSESDDNWRWFVSELRKMLGVNTDKMPVLTILSERKPQVVKAVEDNFPTAFHGFCLRYASENFRDEFKNPKLLNLFWSAVYTLTAAEFDAKVNEMMQVQDVMPWLQRFPPNLWAVAFFEGVRYGHFSLGITEILYNLSLECHELPIVQTIEHIRHQLTCWFAERQNLAQSYNSVLVPSAEKLISEAIADSRCYQVLRANKVEFEIVSSERTNIVDTQARCCSCRRWQIYGIPCAHASAALLSCGEDPRHYAHDCFSVMKYRETYSQPIYPIPDRSLWNSSSSGLQGVLNKADVMLSPPNIRRPPGRPKMKILKIESLKRPKRIVQCGRCHLLGHSQKKCSLRS, encoded by the coding sequence ATGGAAGACGACCAGATTTTAGTTCAGCCAGAGCAGAACCTTATACCTAGCGAGCAAACCCTTGTCATTGGTCAAGAGTTTGCAGATGTCGACACATGCCGGAGGGCTGTCAAGGACATGGCCATTGCTTTGCACTATGAGCTCCGTGTCGTGAAATCTGATCGTAGCCGATTCATCGCCAAGTGCTCAAAAGAAGGCTGCCCATGGCGTGTGCACATCGCTAAGTGCCCTGGTGTTCCAACTTTCACTGTCCGGACTTTGCACGGGGAGCACACATGTGAGGGTGTTCGGGATCTGCATCATCAGCAGGCTACCGTTGGTTGGGTTGCTAGGTCTGTTGAGGCAAGGCTAAGGGATAACCCACAGATTAAGCCAAAGGAGATATTGCAGGACATTCGGGAGCAGCATGGGGTTGCTGTATCTTATATGCAGGCATGGCGTGGAAAGGAGAGAAGTATGGCTGCTGTTAATGGTACACTTGAGGATGGATACCGCCTTCTTCCTGCATATTGTGAGCAGATTGGGAAGACAAATCCTGGTAGCATTGCAACATATAGAGGGACCGGACCAGGGAATGCCTTCCAGCGTCTGTTTGTCTCATTTCGTGCATCCATTTATGGTTTCCTGAATGGTTGCAGGCCCCTTCTGGAAATTGACAAGGCTGACCTAAAGGGGAAGTATCTTGGGACATTGCTATGTGCTTCAGCTGTTGATGCTGATCACATGATGTTCCCTCTAGCATTTGGTGTTGTCGATTCTGAGAGTGATGACAACTGGAGGTGGTTTGTATCAGAATTGAGGAAGATGCTTGGAGTTAACACGGATAAGATGCCCGTCCTGACAATACTATCTGAGAGGAAACCACAAGTGGTTAAAGCTGTTGAAGATAACTTCCCTACTGCTTTCCATGGATTTTGCTTGAGATATGCGAGTGAGAATTTTCGTGATGAGTTCAAGAATCCTAAACTTCTTAACCTTTTCTGGAGTGCTGTTTACACTCTGACGGCAGCAGAATTTGACGCAAAGGTAAATGAAATGATGCAAGTCCaagatgttatgccatggctacAGCGTTTTCCACCAAACCTGTGGGCAGTTGCTTTCTTTGAGGGTGTCCGATATGGCCATTTTAGTCTTGGAATAACTGAGATATTATATAACTTATCCCTTGAATGTCATGAGCTTCCCATTGTTCAAACCATCGAGCACATCAGGCACCAACTGACCTGCTGGTTTGCTGAACGTCAGAACCTGGCACAATCATACAATTCGGTTCTTGTTCCCTCAGCTGAGAAACTTATTTCAGAAGCCATCGCTGACTCACGATGTTATCAAGTCCTTCGAGCAAACAAGGTGGAGTTTGAGATTGTGTCATCGGAGCGAACAAACATTGTGGACACTCAAGCTAGGTGTTGCTCATGCCGTCGATGGCAAATTTACGGCATTCCATGTGCACATGCTTCTGCTGCGCTGCTTTCATGTGGTGAAGACCCCCGCCACTATGCTCATGACTGCTTCAGTGTGATGAAGTACCGGGAAACCTACTCCCAGCCCATCTATCCAATTCCAGACAGGAGCCTCTGGAACAGTTCGTCTTCAGGGTTACAGGGTGTACTCAACAAAGCAGATGTGATGCTTAGCCCGCCCAATATCCGGAGGCCTCCTGGCCGTCCAAAGATGAAGATTCTTAAGATAGAGAGCCTGAAACGGCCAAAACGGATTGTTCAGTGTGGTCGATGTCATCTTCTTGGGCATTCACAAAAGAAGTGCTCATTGCGAAGCTGA